In Ooceraea biroi isolate clonal line C1 chromosome 6, Obir_v5.4, whole genome shotgun sequence, the genomic stretch ATCTAGAAAGACACATGCGGAATCACGGAGGTGGAGGTGCGTTCAAATGTCATGCTTGTAATTTTACTGCTGATATCCGTCAGAGCTTAACGGTACACGAGTCGTATCATCATGATCCACCTGGAGGTCaggccaaaagtaataaccCCTTTGAACGTAAGCCACGAAATAGTCCAAAACGTTACAATCAGGTAATATATACTAATACCGCAAGAGCGTACGTAGTAATTGTTACTTCTTTTATCGCTGTACACtgattacatatgtataattacatatttgaaTGTCTCTCAGGTTGGAGCAAGTGATTTTCGAGATGCCTCGAACAAAACTGGCAGCACGATTACATCGGCCGATTCAGCTGATATGTTCATGCCAGATCACTCATTAATTTCGATAGATGATAAGAGGAGCGCCGAATGCATCGCGCTAAAATGCCAGGAGAAAGGCTGCCAATTTATAACTGCCTGGGATTCCGAGATGCAGCGTCACTTGCTGGAGTGCCATTCGCCGGTTTCTTTGCCCAAGTCGAAGAAACCACTGCCAATGTTAATTCCGCTAAGTTTAGCCAATTCGAAATCCAACAACGCGCCTAGCAATAGCGGTCCGCCCACGACCCTACTGAAGGTTCCGCGGGTCAGGGTGAGACCCGAGCTGGCGCAGATCGCGAGGGACACCGAGCTAGCTAAGATGTACGGAAACAAGGAGGTCAGTTGAAAGCACTTTAGCGTGTAACGTGTTGTCGTTGAAACGCGATCCGAAATACaatcgtcatcatcattgGTGTCCGCGTCATCGTTTGCCGTTTGATTTCAGGCCGCGAGTTCCAAGAGGAATCTCAATAGCGCGGCCGGTAAATTTGAAAAGAAGAACGCTTTCTTTTTCGAGCAGCTTAAGGAAAAGCTAACAACCGCAACGTCGATTAATAACGGCATACCGGAGGTAGCCGTAAGTAGCGTGAGCAACTTGAAATGCTGGTGTACATTTAAAGCTAGTAGCATGGAGGAGATGGCTTGCCACAAACAGACACACCGTACCGCACTTAGCGTATCCGTTGGTACGACACGTTGTCCTAAATGTAGAAGACGTTGCAAGAGTACGAGTGATCTTCATACACATATGCTATCTTGCCACCCGCGCAACGACACGGTGCCCACCGATAATAACTTAGAGAAAGTAACGAACTATTCGGACGTCCGCATGACGTCGTACCAAGGCGGCGAATACGCTTTTCCACCGCAGGCGGATTGGGACGCGAATCTTAGAGGACAAAGTTCTTCTGGATCCTCGGTACAGTGCTTGCTAATAATGATCTAAActaaatatctaataataagaaaattatcgcGTACGATCGATCCCTCGCGAAAAACGAAATCCTTGGAGTCTATCAAGTAACGCTGGAGCTCGAAAAGTTCGTGGAAAATGCAAGTTTGCGAACGCATTCGTGGGAACCAAGTTCGCGTGAAACAAGTACTCTTGTTGCTGcgtagatatttatatatttttttatcttataatttctcatttctgCAAATTAGACATCTGCAAAtacctattattattattattattattattattattattattgccagCATTAGCACAAGATTATGGTGTTGTAAAGGTATGCGGAAGCTCTGTGTCTCGCGAAACGTGAGCGTTGATTAGAACTTAGATTGGAAACCTcgttgttttcttttttcatttattattaagaatgtgctttatatattgcatatagtGAATGTCGAGCATTCTAGATGATCACTAGTTTGTTTAAATGTCGACTGTTCTGTTTGTTACGATAAACGACTTTTGTCAGGTTGAAGGTGGTCGGACACGTCCGAGCAGACGACGGGTATTCAAATGTCCCCATTGTGCATTTTGGGCTTCCACCGCAAGTCGCTTTCACGTACATATAGTCGGTCATTTAAACCGGAAGCCGTTTGAATGTTCTATATGCGCGTATCGTTCTAACTGGCGATGGGACATCACAAAACATATTAAGATTAAAGCGGCTAAAGACGCAGTACATACGACCGCCAGAGTGCTCATGACGGATGAGACAGGTCGACGGAATTATTCCAAGTATAACAAATATCTCGAACAGGTGAAATAATGAATCTCAATTACATAGAATAATTCACATTACTCTTATCATACATCAATAACAATTATAGTTTAACACGACCAGTGTAATTTGCCTTGCAAAAGGATGTACGATGAAAGAATCTCAGTGCAATTCGGCCACGGCGCTCGGACGCTTGATCACTATCGCATTGTAACATTCATTATAAGCATATTCTTAGTAATTAACGGACGGAAAATGTTGACTCTATCTTTCCCTGAGAAAGAAGGCTCGGTCGATGTTTTCAACGATCCTGTGAAAATCATACGAGATGTTCACGACATTAATCATGACGCGACAAAATTTCGCGATATAGTTAACGTATTTCACGACATCTCACCACACGCGTGTTGCCGAGAGACACATTATTTATGGCGCGTTCTCCTCCGCTCCAGGTGGGACAGCAATCGTGGAACGAGGACCACGTGGACGAACGTAGCATAGAGGAAACGAATTCCGACGAATCGTCGACCAAATTGTTAATCGTGGGCAACAAGGAGTACACTCCGCTGACTAGTCGCAACGCGTCACAATCCCCGATTACTATCATGTCGTCGTCCGAGGTGAATCAGAACAGTCAGAACGCGGACACGAGTCTGcgaccgccaccgccgctcaAAGCAGCGGTTAGAAGTCGCGGGCAGTCTCTGCTGAAGAACAACTCTGTCACGATACACCCTACtagcggtggcggtggcggtagCGGTAGCGGTAATGGTATCTCCATATCGCCAGCGACGGATGACAGCAAACGAACACAATGGAAATGTAAACGCTGTAACTATCGAGATTCTAACAAGGATCATGTATTATTGCACGTTATGTCTCACTACGAATCCGGCAATCATGAATCCACCGACGGGAGGGTGAGTCCTGCACTATCAATTACACTCTTTGCAATTTCGCTCAATAATCACGCTCAGGTGTGAATGTTCCATTGGTATTCGTATATTGGCGCGAACGGATCCACGACGATTCGCATTTGTTTTTAAACGTGACTAAGGATTAAGCGCCTAGAAATATCTCTCTTTCAAATTAGGTTTCGTAAtcagataattaatttgacgCGTGCCTTTATTTTTCGCAGAATCCATTTGGTTGTGGGGATTGTCCGTTTTCAGCACCGGATGCTATCACTCTGTCTCATCACAGGCTGCATCACCGGCCGAACCTGGACGCTATATTTAAATGCTATCTTTGCCCATACTACGTTAGTACAAAGGCGTATGTGTCCTGGTAACACgctttattaatgtaaacgcAGTTCTTTCTAACACAGGACTAACTCGATATCAATTCTCTTGCGATATTAAGAGATGCTAAATTCCAATTTTCTAATTCTtgtcaagaaaaaaaaaccgtAATGTGTTATTTGCATACTACTATAccgtattttttatgtacatataactGCTATTTCCTACGTTATGCAGAGAACTATTGGAGCACGCTAGACTTCACGGGGAGGAGCTGGCGACTGTCCATCAGCAGAACGTAGACCTTCAATCATCAAGCTCCAAGTGCAAAGTGCAGCAGTCGATGTCCGACGATGGCAAGTTATAAACATCGTACGATTTACTAGACGTTCCTGGACACTACCGTAATTCGAGATATCCGTTACAGATGTGTCGATGAAGAATGAGGCGTCGCCCATGGAACAAGTGATCCAGATAACGTCGCGCAACAATGGAACGTCGGCTTCGAAAAGTGCGCCTCCACCACCGCCGTCGCTTCTCTTGGACACTCGTTCTCTTCCGGATGCACCGTTGGTCTGGGTGTCACGGCTGGATGGCACCTTGGCGAAGATGCTCAAGTGTCGTCACTGCCCGTTCATCTCGTCGCGCCGTGCCGAAGTACGCGATCACGAAACGATGCACGTGGACGCTCCGACGCAAGGCCCGTTGATCGCTTGCACCGATTGCAGCTTCACTTGCACGCGTCGGGACGTCATGATCTCGCACACCGAGATGCACGCGGGATCCCTAGGTACCGTTCACTGTCTCGTAGACGAAACACGTCCCGATTCGCAACAGGCGAGCGATCTCGCCACCCTGCTCGGCATGACGCACACTCCGGTGCTGGGCGCCGAGCCTGATCTACAGGACTCTCGCTTGGTGCACTGCTGCGGCAAATGTCCTGCTCGATTTCtgtgcgagaaagaattacgTATCCATTTGCGATATCATTCTACCGAGCTGGCGTACACGTGCCATTGGTGTTCGTACGCTGCGCGCCAACCGGCACATCTACTGGCACATCAGAAGGCACATTCGCCGGAGTATCAAGAACGTACCAAGTACTTATTGTCACTGTATGGATACTCGCAACGTTATCCACCACCCACGACAGCGTGCGTCGAAGCGGAACGTCAGGAAAACGAGGGCGGCATGCCAAACGTCGCTTGGATCGTCGTCGAGATCAATGAGAACATCGGTAGTCCATGTAACAATGTCAGCGCTCAGAGGAATGGCAATCAGCAGGTGTTCACGTGTGCCAAGTGCCCAGCACGTTACTTTAAGCTGGACGCTTTGGAGTACCACATGACATTGCACGGCTCAAACAATCGCTTCAAGTGCAACGACTGTGACTATTCGTCAAAGACGGCGCAGAATCTGGTGAAACATCAGGTGGTACATCGACGGCACAGCGAGACTGGCGAAGTGACGGTAACGCAGCAGTCTGCTACGGCTGCCCCTGCTCTCACCTCTTCCCCCGTTCCCGCGTCTGCTCCCGCCTCGTCTTCGCCTTTACAATCGTCACCGGACCCGCAATTCGGTATCTTTATGCGCGGTAATCCGAACTTTGTCTATCCTGGTTATCTACGGAACGGCCGCCTGAAGGAGAAGCGTTACAAGTGCCATAAGTGTCCGTCCGCCTTCGAGAAGCGTGAGCAGTACAGAGTCCACTTGACGTTACATGGCGCGAAGCAACGTTACCGCTGCGACATATGCGACTACTCGGTCAAGTACTACGCGAATTACATACAGCACTTAAGGAAGCACCAGGCGAACGCGGAGGCACAGGCGTTGCGCAGGCAATACGAGGATGACCGAATCTCCTTGGACAACGACAGCGTCGTGGACGCGACCGTGGTAGTGACTTCGGTCCGATCCAGCAAGTCCTTGCGATCATCGAGTACTATCGATCGCAATGCGATCGCGACATTGGCTGCTAATAACGGCGCATCCAGCGTAGTGAATAACGCTGCGCTGCAACCCTCTAATCAGGATAAACAGAGCTTGTTGCTGATGCAAAAGAAAGGCATGATCTCATCGATGGGAGACGCCGATGCGGAGATAATCCGTTGTCAGAGTTGTCCGTTCTCCACCACCGACAAGGACGCCATGGACGCGCACAAACGCCGTCACGGTATCGAGCGCATGACCCCACCGTGTCCGCACTGCGACTACATTCCGCGCAAGGACGAGAACGCCGGCGAACACATCAGGTTGCATTTCACCAGGATGTACAAGCCCGAGTCCTATCTCATTGTTGAATTACTTACGCTGACGATGGAAAAAGTAGCTGCAAATAGCAAAGACGAGAAGAAGGAACAGCGGGTGAAAGAGATTCTGTTTAGGGAATGCGCTGACGGCAGATTCCTGCCGCTCTCCGAACACGGACACGGGATCTCCGTAGGAAACTCTCCAGCGGCGGTGCACTCCCTGAAAGAAAAGGTCATTGTGGATCCGAACACGGGCGAGACGAAGCGTCATCTTGCTGCATAAAAGATTCGCCTTCTGCGGATCGCGGGTATTCATTGTgtgtctttcttcctctcgcgcgACGTGTTCTTATTGCgatgcatttttttttaatgtaagatACTTCAAATCTAAATGCGATAAAAGTAATCGAACAATAACTCTACGTTAATACGCACTGTAAAAATCAGCGAGTTCTTGTTTTCACTAGTTGAGTTATATATAGAGTGATATATCAGAATTTATCGCATGTTACGCGATTTCTGCGCgacaaaaagtaaatatagttttattgttaaatatattgttcATTCCAAGTAATTGCACACTACATGCAAATTTTTGATTACCGATTTGACTATCGAATTTGATCCgttattgtttctttttgtattcattagcattatatattgtttagtAAAGTGATGCAGTGACGAAGAATGGGTATGCTTGAAAATACTCTCGATGCGAAATtagtgtaaataatatttgaaactATCAGTCTTGtacaacatattatataataaatgctcatatgtatatatacatatggacttgtatcacttttattttacttagaCACaagtttcttaaaaaaattacttaaaattcGTGACACGTATTGAATCATGCTAAAACTAAATTACGTAACACTTGACAATCAAATTATGTCTGATCTATCAAGTACTACAATTAAATGATggattagatattttatttttagattcaTGATTCACTTCATAGTTTTTATTAGTTAAAACAGTATTATATGCTAACTGACCAAGTGCCCAGTAATACTATCTAAATTTATCTCTAACtttcattctcttttttttttcttttcgatttatttgAGAAGCTACTCAGTTAAGTAtataaaagcaaaaatatatagtaaaattaacataatttgCGTAAAGATTTTGCGACAGAATTACTGCATACGTTCCGGTAAAAGCTTATAAAGGACAGTTTTGgaattataatcatttttaaaaattgttcggCATGCTGTCGAACGGGCGTTGCGCTTTGCGCCCTACGTCCCACTAATTCCAAGAAACTCCGCCATGAGCCAGCACTATCTTACCACCAACTTGAAAAGCTCTGTATATACCGCGACACGGGCGTTGCGACGAGATGAAACTCGAGATCAATAAAGATTACGACGTCGTGGCGCATGACTGAATCATTTTCCGGGTTGCAACAATCTTGAGGTTATGATAACGATCAAGACCAGATTGATCCCAGTCGATCTCGTCGTTCGGCTCGAGTGACATTCAAGTACGAAGTACACGGTGCCTACGGCTGTCTAGGCAGACGACAACAATGTTCGAGGGGGCCATAGCGGCATTTTTGAACCGCCTGCTTGGCAGGTATGTGGAGGACCTGGACACGGAACAATTCAACGTCGGCATCTTCTCCGGGGATACATGCCTCACTGACCTGAAATTAAAGCCGGAGGCTCTGGTATGATCGTCTTCAGTAATCTCGATGTAACACTCAGAATACAGAATAAAGTTGTGCCGTTTGTGCAGTCTGACATGCGTTACCTGTCTTTCTTGCAGTATCAATTAGGATTACCTATTAGGGTAGAGATTGGCCTGAtaggaaaaattattttgaaaataccATGGTCTGGGCTATTCTCGCAACCCATTGTGATATGCATAGAGGTATCAACCACTTGGTGTACATTGCTATGGCatcatattgaaaatattagaCAAGACTGTGTCACATAtggatacttttttttaaggaCATATATGCAGTTGCAGTACCTGCATTATCCGGTCCATACGACCCAGAGATACAGAAACGCTTGATAAgagcagaaaaaaagaagatactaGAGGATCTTAAGGAAGATGAAAtatttagagctggtgattcgATATTCTTTTCTAGACGTCAACTTTCCAGTCAAATATCTCGTTAGAAATGAATGCTCCCtttcatgtattttttattaagatgCGGTCAACACACTTGTATATAGTGACAACAAGTAGTCTAGTGGAATGTCCTTGTCTATGTATAAATTTGGAATCTTTCTCTCACAGGTCTACCTCCTCAGCTGTTTGATGGTCTGTTAGCGTCAGTGACAAAAAACTTCCAAATTActataaataatgtacatattagatatgaagaaaaaattttacggAACTTCCTCTGTGCCTGtggtatatgtatacaaaGTATATCGATTACGACTACAAACAAGTAACTTGATCATGTGTACTTTCGCATTTTCATCCACACACGTGTGTCCAGTTCACGGTATCAGAGATGTCGAATTTCAGTAAATGGAAGCCCGGGGTGTGCG encodes the following:
- the LOC105284532 gene encoding uncharacterized protein LOC105284532 isoform X4, with protein sequence MLNAPRCDIVPRKVPNRSFSLSWQDSNVRAFVLFPRCVTQYANDNSNGGGHRERNCDRYHQPRPGPEDDRGARARTSWRLVNNIVPLSRCAMFSAAGKGERRNLRGSARLSSKMSGRLPRLRALRPRPPQQQREKAHVVADDATRGKPEGNLKAATSEEAIDAKRCDSKKIVEDAKATSSESNEMDVDYHDDDDEEDNENEDEDALTMTAEEEETITDDVDDDDDEAAKPEETSERETSVKSFYECEICEPPKTLLSIEAYLEHLQKEHKQKGTYGHSPVDTRCSACSYAALNVKDLENHQRVHHLKRKFFRCAKCDYVTHIRARYTKHVKYHSMPMIKCNACDFSSPYKWNLERHMRNHGGGGAFKCHACNFTADIRQSLTVHESYHHDPPGGQAKSNNPFERKPRNSPKRYNQVGASDFRDASNKTGSTITSADSADMFMPDHSLISIDDKRSAECIALKCQEKGCQFITAWDSEMQRHLLECHSPVSLPKSKKPLPMLIPLSLANSKSNNAPSNSGPPTTLLKVPRVRVRPELAQIARDTELAKMYGNKEAASSKRNLNSAAGKFEKKNAFFFEQLKEKLTTATSINNGIPEVAVSSVSNLKCWCTFKASSMEEMACHKQTHRTALSVSVGTTRCPKCRRRCKSTSDLHTHMLSCHPRNDTVPTDNNLEKVTNYSDVRMTSYQGGEYAFPPQADWDANLRGQSSSGSSVGQQSWNEDHVDERSIEETNSDESSTKLLIVGNKEYTPLTSRNASQSPITIMSSSEVNQNSQNADTSLRPPPPLKAAVRSRGQSLLKNNSVTIHPTSGGGGGSGSGNGISISPATDDSKRTQWKCKRCNYRDSNKDHVLLHVMSHYESGNHESTDGRNPFGCGDCPFSAPDAITLSHHRLHHRPNLDAIFKCYLCPYYVSTKAELLEHARLHGEELATVHQQNVDLQSSSSKCKVQQSMSDDDVSMKNEASPMEQVIQITSRNNGTSASKSAPPPPPSLLLDTRSLPDAPLVWVSRLDGTLAKMLKCRHCPFISSRRAEVRDHETMHVDAPTQGPLIACTDCSFTCTRRDVMISHTEMHAGSLGTVHCLVDETRPDSQQASDLATLLGMTHTPVLGAEPDLQDSRLVHCCGKCPARFLCEKELRIHLRYHSTELAYTCHWCSYAARQPAHLLAHQKAHSPEYQERTKYLLSLYGYSQRYPPPTTACVEAERQENEGGMPNVAWIVVEINENIGSPCNNVSAQRNGNQQVFTCAKCPARYFKLDALEYHMTLHGSNNRFKCNDCDYSSKTAQNLVKHQVVHRRHSETGEVTVTQQSATAAPALTSSPVPASAPASSSPLQSSPDPQFGIFMRGNPNFVYPGYLRNGRLKEKRYKCHKCPSAFEKREQYRVHLTLHGAKQRYRCDICDYSVKYYANYIQHLRKHQANAEAQALRRQYEDDRISLDNDSVVDATVVVTSVRSSKSLRSSSTIDRNAIATLAANNGASSVVNNAALQPSNQDKQSLLLMQKKGMISSMGDADAEIIRCQSCPFSTTDKDAMDAHKRRHGIERMTPPCPHCDYIPRKDENAGEHIRLHFTRMYKPESYLIVELLTLTMEKVAANSKDEKKEQRVKEILFRECADGRFLPLSEHGHGISVGNSPAAVHSLKEKVIVDPNTGETKRHLAA